One Coccinella septempunctata chromosome 8, icCocSept1.1, whole genome shotgun sequence genomic window carries:
- the LOC123318252 gene encoding uncharacterized protein LOC123318252 — MAVIGPDAIEIYNSFNLNDAEKNNLQIIKDRFKDYFAPKTNISFERYIFFKIEQNEDEQFNEFLTRIKTQASKCEFDNLQDEMLKDKIVFGIRSNQVRETLLTEDKLDLNKAISICKTSEQASKQLDEFEGKSKTDKVLVVKNSKVKKEQNKKFDCTRCGTNHKRRECPAFNKPCTKCNKNGHFAKMCRTNKKNEAKEKDRVNILEESSNSEEEVYFCNKCWRKKELDRKYTSG; from the coding sequence ATGGCTGTGATAGGCCCAGACGCCATCGAAATCTATAATAGTTTCAACTTGAATGATGCAGAAAAAAATAATCTACAAATAATTAAAGATAGGTTCAAAGATTACTTTGCTCCAAAAACAAACATATCGTTTGAAAGATACATATTTTTCAAGATAGAACAAAACGAAGACGAGCAATTCAACGAGTTCCTGACAAGGATCAAAACACAAGCAAGTAAATGTGAATTTGACAATTTACAGGATGAAATGCTAAAAGATAAAATTGTATTCGGAATCAGATCTAATCAAGTTAGAGAGACACTATTAACAGAAGATAAATTAGATCTGAATAAAGCAATATCGATCTGTAAAACAAGCGAACAAGCTTCAAAACAACTAGACGAGTTTGAAGGTAAAAGCAAAACAGATAAAGTACTTgttgtgaaaaattcaaaagtcaagaaggaacaaaacaaaaaatttgactGTACAAGATGTGGTACGAATCATAAACGCAGAGAATGCCCAGCTTTCAACAAACCATGCACAAAGTGCAATAAAAATGGAcatttcgctaaaatgtgcagaACGAAcaagaaaaatgaagccaaagaGAAAGATAGAGTGAATATATTGGAAGAAAGCTCAAATTCTGAAGAGGAAGTATATTTCTGCAATAagtgttggagaaaaaaagaacTGGACCGAAAATATACAAGTGGGTAA